In Rattus norvegicus strain BN/NHsdMcwi chromosome 3, GRCr8, whole genome shotgun sequence, a genomic segment contains:
- the Arl14ep gene encoding ARL14 effector protein isoform X1 yields the protein MDPCSVGVQLRTTHDCHKTFYTRHTGFKTLKELSSNDMLLLQLRTGMTLSGNNTICLHHVKIYIERFEELQKSCCDPFNIHKKLAKKNLHVIDLDDATFLSAKFGRQLVPGWKLCPKCTQIINGSVDVDSDDRQRRKPESDGRTAKALRSLQFTNPGKQTEFAPESGKREKRKLTKNASASSDRQIIPAKSKVYDSQGLLIFSGMDLCDCLDEDCLGCFYACPTCGSTKCGAECRCDRKWLYEQIEIEGGEIIHNKHAGDRQILISKDENAAKTRTMTFLEVKFGSVINGIVDATAGHGSVDYRCCR from the exons ATGGATCCGTGCTCGGTCGGAGTCCAGCTTCGCACCACACATGACTGCCATAAAACCTTCTACACTCGGCACACGGGCTTCAAGACATTGAAAGAATTGTCATCAAATGACATGCTTTTACTTCAGCTTAGAACTGGAATGACACTTTCTGGGAATAATACGATTTGTCTCCATCATGTAAAAATTTATATTGAAAGATTTGAAGAGTTACAGAAGTCATGTTGTGACCCATTTAACATACACAAAAAGCTAGCCAAAAAGAATCTACATGTAATTGACTTAGATGATGCCACTTTTCTGAGTGCAAAGTTTGGAAGGCAGCTCGTACCTGGTTGGAAGCTTTGCCCAAAATGTACCCAGATCATCAATGGAAGCGTGGATGTTGATTCAGATGACCGCCAGAGACGGAAACCCGAGTCAGAT GGAAGGACTGCTAAAGCTCTGAGGTCACTACAGTTTACAAACCCAGGAAAGCAAACTGAATTTGCTCCAGAAAGTGgtaaaagggagaaaaggaagctcACCAAAAATGCAAGCGCTAGTTCTGACAG ACAAATTATTCCAGCAAAGAGTAAGGTGTATGACAGCCAGGGCCTGCTGATATTCAGCGGCATGGACCTCTGCGACTGCCTGGACGAGGACTGCTTGGGATGCTTCTacgcctgccccacctgtggctcCACCAAATGTGGGGCGGAGTGCCGCTGCGACCGCAAGTGGCTGTATGAGCAGATAGAGATTGAAGGAGGCGAGATAATCCATAATAAACACGCTGG TGATCGCCAAATATTGATCAGCAAAGATGAAAACGCGGCAAAGACACGAACAATGACCTTTCTGGAAGTGAAATTTGGATCAGTCATAAATGGAATTGTGGATGCCACCGCTGGTCATGGGAGTGTTGATTACCGCTGCTGTCGTTGA
- the Arl14ep gene encoding ARL14 effector protein isoform X2, producing MDPCSVGVQLRTTHDCHKTFYTRHTGFKTLKELSSNDMLLLQLRTGMTLSGNNTICLHHVKIYIERFEELQKSCCDPFNIHKKLAKKNLHVIDLDDATFLSAKFGRQLVPGWKLCPKCTQIINGSVDVDSDDRQRRKPESDGRTAKALRSLQFTNPGKQTEFAPESGKREKRKLTKNASASSDRQIIPAKSKVYDSQGLLIFSGMDLCDCLDEDCLGCFYACPTCGSTKCGAECRCDRKWLYEQIEIEGGEIIHNKHAGKAYGLLSPCHPYDILQK from the exons ATGGATCCGTGCTCGGTCGGAGTCCAGCTTCGCACCACACATGACTGCCATAAAACCTTCTACACTCGGCACACGGGCTTCAAGACATTGAAAGAATTGTCATCAAATGACATGCTTTTACTTCAGCTTAGAACTGGAATGACACTTTCTGGGAATAATACGATTTGTCTCCATCATGTAAAAATTTATATTGAAAGATTTGAAGAGTTACAGAAGTCATGTTGTGACCCATTTAACATACACAAAAAGCTAGCCAAAAAGAATCTACATGTAATTGACTTAGATGATGCCACTTTTCTGAGTGCAAAGTTTGGAAGGCAGCTCGTACCTGGTTGGAAGCTTTGCCCAAAATGTACCCAGATCATCAATGGAAGCGTGGATGTTGATTCAGATGACCGCCAGAGACGGAAACCCGAGTCAGAT GGAAGGACTGCTAAAGCTCTGAGGTCACTACAGTTTACAAACCCAGGAAAGCAAACTGAATTTGCTCCAGAAAGTGgtaaaagggagaaaaggaagctcACCAAAAATGCAAGCGCTAGTTCTGACAG ACAAATTATTCCAGCAAAGAGTAAGGTGTATGACAGCCAGGGCCTGCTGATATTCAGCGGCATGGACCTCTGCGACTGCCTGGACGAGGACTGCTTGGGATGCTTCTacgcctgccccacctgtggctcCACCAAATGTGGGGCGGAGTGCCGCTGCGACCGCAAGTGGCTGTATGAGCAGATAGAGATTGAAGGAGGCGAGATAATCCATAATAAACACGCTGG CAAAGCATATGGTCTGTTATCTCCCTGTCACCCATATGATATTTTACAAAAGTGA